The sequence TGTTCGCCTATGGCAGCGGGATGGCGGCCTACCTCACCAAGCACCTCACCGATCCGACCATCGCCCGCCGCCTGATGGCCCGCGTCCCGCGAGGGCTGTGGGAGATGCGCAAGATCAGCACCGACAGCCAGGGCGCGGCCGGCAGCGACGACGCGCTGCAGCGCCGGCTGCTCGCCTGGGAGCTCGCCGGCTACGCGGCCGGGCCCGCGCTCTACGCCAAGTCGCGACGGCGTTCGGCGGGGCTCGGCGGCAGCCGCCCCGCGACGACGGTCGTCGCCCCGGATCTGCTCGGCGCGGCCGCGCTGCCCGAGACGGCCGAACCGAGTGCCGGCAGCCCGACCGGGCTGATCTGCGGCGAGCTGGAGCTGGCCGGGCCGAGGGTCCGGCTGCCGGCGGGGGAGCACGACGGTGCCTACGGGCGAGCCCGCCTGCTGGTCCGGGTGCACGGCGAACCGGTCGGCTACGTCGAACTGCCCCTCGCGGCTGACGGCGACGGGCCCGTTGCCGTCGACGTCACGCAGGCGGTGTCCCTCGCCGTGGAGACCCTGGGCGGGCCGATTCGCCAACATCTGGCCGACGACGGCGTCACCCTGCCGGCCGCGCCCGATCCCGGCGTCGTCGTCAAGGCGGTCCGGTCCGGCGCCCCGCACCGCCCGTGCCGGCGCCTGGCGGGCGCGGCACCGCGGATCAGCGTCGTCGTCTGCACCCGGAACCGGCCGGGGCTGCTGACCGCGTGCCTCGACGGGCTGCTCGGCCTGCGGTACGAGAACTTCGAGGTCGTCGTCGTCGACAACGCGCCGACGGACGACGGCACCCGGGTGGCCTTCACCGCCGCGGTCGGCACCGACGAACGCTTCCGGTACGTGGTGGAGCCGGTGCCCGGCCTCTCCAGCGCGCGTAACCGGGGCCTGGCGGAGGCCAGCGGCGAGATCATCGCCTACACCGACGATGACGTTCGGGTGGACGCCGACTGGCTGTTGGGGATCGCCCGCGGCTTCGCCCGGCGCGACGACGTCGCCTGCGTCACCGGGCTGGTCGGCTCGGCCGACCTGGCGACCGACATCGAGCAGTACTTCGACGCCAAGGTCTCCTGGTCGACCAGCTGTGCGCCCCGCGTCTACGACATGGACCCGGCGAACGCGCCCGGCCCGCTGCACCCCTTCACGGCGGGCGTCTTCGGGACGGGCGCCAACCTCGCCCTGCGCACCGAGACGGTCCGGGCGCTCGGCGGCTTCGACACCGCGCTCGGCGCCGGTACCAAGACCAGGGGCGGCGAGGACCTCGACATCTTCGTCCGGATCCTGCTCGACGGCCACGCGCTCGCCTACGAGCCGGCCGCCCTCGTCTGGCACAGCCACCGCTCCGACCTGACCGAGCTGAGCCGGCAGATGTTCGGCTACGGCTCCGGGCTGACCGCCTACATCGTCAAGTACCTGGTGGACCCGGCCACCTGCCGGCGCGTCGTCGCCGGCATTCCCGGCGGGGTGCGGCACGCGAGGCAGTTGGGCAGCCGTACCCGCGAGATTCCCACGGCTCCGAAGCCCGAGATCATGCGTCGGTTGCGGACCAGGGAAATGGCCGGGATGCTCGCTGGGCCTGTGCTGTACCTACAGGCGAGGCGACGAAGCGCACGAGCGTCCGCACGAGGAGCACAGCAATGACCAGCGTCACGGACGAGGCGGCGGCCGTCGCCGGGGCCGAGCAGCCCCGGCGCAAGATGAGCATGCTTTACCGCAACGGCCTGGCCGGCGTCGCCAACAGCGTGTTGTCGGCGCTGCTGGGCGCTGGTTTCTGGGTCATCGCGGCCCGCGAGTCCAGCACGGCGGCGGTCGGCGTCGGAACGGCCCTCGTCTCGGCGCTGATGGCGCTCGCGACGCTGAGCCAGATGAGCCTGGGCGGAGCCCTCTCCGCCTACCTGCCCGGTGCGGGCGAGCACCAGCGGGCTCTGGTCCTTCGGTCCTACGGCATGGCCGTGCTCATCAGCGTGGTGCTCGGTGGCGCCTTCGCCGTGGCGGCGCCGCGTTTCGACCACTCGTTCCACGTGCTGGCGCCGGTCGGCGCGGCGATCGGCTTCACCCTCTCGGTCACGGTCTGGGCGATCTTCTCGTTGCAGGACCTGGTGGTCACCTCGCTGCGCAAGGCGATCTGGCTGCCTCTGGAGAACACCACCTACAGCCTCACCAAGTTCGTGGTGCTGGTAGCCATGGGCTCCGGCACGACGGCGTTGATGCTGCTGTCCGCCTGGGTCGTGCCGGCCGCCATCGCCACGGTCGTCGTCTCCTCGATCGTGTTCGGCAAGCTGCTGAACAAGCGGGACCCGGGCGCCGAGCCGGCCGCCCTGACCGAGGCGCCGCAGCTGGAGGGCTACCGGCGCTTCCTGGCCGGCACGACGCTGGCGCTCATCTTCGAGCAGCTGGCGGTGACCCTGCTGCCGGTGTTCATCGTCGCCGGCCTCGGCACCGAGAAAGGCGCCGAGTTCGGCATCGCCTGGATGCTCATCCAGGCGCTCGACCAGTTCCCGATGATTCTCGGGTTCTCGATGACGGTCGAGGGCGCGCAGCCCGGCGCCGACGTGCGGCCGATCCACCGGACCCTGCGCAAGCGCACCCTGGCCGGCATGGGAGGCCTGGTCGTCGTCGGGATCCTGGCGGCGCCCATCATCACCACGATCTTCGGCGGCGCCTACCGGCACGGCTCGACGACCGTGCTCCAGCTCCTCCTGATCGGCTCCCTCGGCCGGGCCGTGAACAGCCTTGCGCTGTGCGCCGCGCTGGCCCGGCGCCGGCTGGCTCCCCTGATCGGGATTCACGGCGCCATCGCGGTGATGGTCCCGATCGGCGCCCTGATCCTCGGGCGCTGGTGGGGCCTGGTCGGCGTCGGCATCGCCTGGTCGGTGGCGCAGAGCGTCGTCGCTCTCGGCGTACTCGTCGCCGAACGCCGCGAGGAGCGGTCCGAGCGGGTCGACACGCCGCCCGGACTACGACGCCCGGCGGCGATCGAGGCGAACATCGAGACCACCATGCGCCTCACGCCGATCCAGCGACGATCCCGGTAGCCGCTGCCCGGTAGCCCCAGCCCCGGTCAAGCCCTGCCTCGATCAAGCCCCTGTCGTCCCGGCCAGGTCCGCCCGCTGGCTTGATCGCCGTTTCGGCCCTCCCGCGGTCATAAAAGCGCTCCTGTTACAGCCATGCGAGGGCCAAAACGGCGATCTTGCTGGCCTCGGGGCGAGGCGAAACTCAGCTGGGGCAGTAGCCGGATGATCGGCGTTACCGGGCCGACGGACCCGGGATTGGGCCAATCGGGTTGCCACCTGATGTGATGGGTGCGCCGAATCGCGTGGGTGGCATGGCCTTGCCACGTGGCCAGTGGAAAGGTGAATGTATGTCGCAGAACTCCCCCGTGCCGGGTTGGTACCCGGACCCGTCCGGGGCGCCGGGTACCAGGTGGTGGGACGGCGTTCAGTGGACCGGGCACACCCAGGCTCCGCCGACTCAGCCGCCGGCCGCGCCCGTGCCGCAGCAGCAGCCGACGCCGGCGCCGGCGCCGCAGCAGCCCGCGGCGCCGGTGTTGTATCAGAAGCCGCCCCAGCCGCAGGGGGCATTCCAGCCGGCAGGCGCGCCGCCCCAGCAGCAGCCGGGCGGTTTCCCGCCCGGGCCGGGGCCGCAGGGTCCGGGATGGCAGCAGGGGCCGCAAGGTCATCCGGGCCCGCAGGGTCATCCGGGCGCACCGGGCCAGCCGGGCGCACCGGGCTGGGGAACGGCGCAGGGCAACTTCCCGCCTGCCCCGGTGCACACCGGGTTCACCCCGGACAAGATCCAGGAGCAGGTCCAGCAGCGGGCCGGCGTCGCGCCGAGCGGGCCGGGCGGCGGCACGATCTTCACCGAGCCGGTGCTGGTGGTGAACCAGAAGACCCAGTTCATCGAGGTCACGAACCAGTACGCGATCTTCGACCAGGGGGGCCGGCAGATCGGCTCGGTGGTCGAGGTCGGGCAGAGCACCGCGAAGAAGGTCGCCCGGGTGCTCACCTCGCTCGACCAGTACATGACGCACAAGCTGGAGGTCCGCGACCCGGCGGGCAACGTCATGCTGGTGCTCACCAGGCCGGCGAAGCTGGTCAAGTCGAAGGTCGTCGTCACCCGGCCGGACGGGTCGGAGATCGGCCAGATCGTCCAGCAGAACGCGATTGGGAAGATCCGGTTCGGCCTGATGGTCGGCGGTCAGCAGATCGGCCTGATCAAGGCAGAGAACTGGCGGGCCTGGAACTTCTCGATCGTCGACCACGCCGAGGTCGAGGTCGCCCGGATCACCAAGACCTGGGAGGGCCTGCTCAAGACGATGTTCACGACGGCCGACAACTACGTCGTCCAGCTGCACTTCCAGCTGCCGGATCCGCTGCTCAGCCTGGTCATCGCCTCGGCGCTGACCGTCGACACCGCGCTGAAGCAGGACTCGCGAGGCTGGAACTGAGCCGGCGGGGCGGCAGGCCCGCCCCGCTCCCGGCTCGCTCGCCCTGGCGCTAGCTGCGAATCCCGACAACGGCCGCCACGGCGCAGTTCGTCAACAAGTTCTTAGACATAACGCTGGGTGGCGGGCAGGATGGCCGGGTGACTCCGACATCAGGACCTCCGGAGGCGCGAAAGAAGAACCTTTTCGCGCCTCCTCCGGCCGGGGCAGTCACGCAGCCCTCGCGCCGGCGACTCCCGACGGTGGCGCTGCCCGCGCCGCCGGTCACGGTAGCCGCGCTGGACGCGATCGACGCGGACGACGGTCGGGTGGAGCTGCTCGACGGGCTGTGCGTGCTACGCCCGTGGCCCACCCCGCTGCGCACCCGGGTGACCCAACGGCTGGCCGAGCTGCTCACCGCGGCCGCGCCCTCCGGGGCGCACGTCTTCCCGCACGGCCTGCGCGTCGAGATCTCCGCCCGGACGTTGGTGATCCCGGATCTGGTGGTCGGCCCCGTGCCCACCCCGACCGGGCCACCCGCCGACGCCGACCCGAGCGCGACACCGTCGCCAGCCGCCACGACACCGGCCCGGATCACCGAGCCGCCGTTCCTGGTCATCGAGGTGGCCGACGAGCACACCCGCCGCTACAACCGCACGCTGAAGCTCGACCTCTACCGTGACCGCGGGATTCCGTCCTGCTGGCTGGTCGATCCGGATCCGGCGGGGCGCACCGTGACCATCGAGATCTACGACCTGGTCGACGGTGGCTACGTGCGCGCCGGCCAGGCCAGCGAGGCCACCCCGCTCAGCGTCACCCGTCCGTTCCCGGTCACGTTCATCCCGGCCGACCTTGTGGATCCAGGCGACTAGCGCCGCCTTCGGCAAGGCTCGCCCGTTCCGGCGTCCCCGTGATCGCCGTTTCGGCCCTCCAGTGGTCGTAACCACGTCTGTTTCATAACCACCAGAGGGCCGAAACAGAGATCAAGGCGACGGGCGGCGTTCGACTGCGGGCGAGACCCGCCACCGCGTAGGGCTCGCCCGCAGACCTCAAGGCCCCCGAAGGCCCCCGAACAGCACGAAGGGGCGGCCCCGAATCGGGACCGCCCCTCCTGACGTGCGACGAACTTCTACGCCCGGCCCTCCAAAGCGCCCACCCAGCCGACCCCAACCCGCAGGCCGGCTGGCCCCGAACCTTCACGCCTCAGGCGGAAGGCCCTGACCCTCCGTCGCGCGAAGCGCGACATGTGGGGGGTCCGGGGGGTCATCCCCCCGGACAGGCATCTTCTAGGTAGGCCCCGGCGAAAGTGCCCGAAGGACACTGAGCAGGGTTGACCCCTACTAGAAGTCCATGTCCCCGCCGCCCGGCATGGCCGGGGCCGGGTTCTTCTCGGGCTTGTCGGCGATGACGGCCTCGGTGGTGAGGAAGAGGCCGGCGATCGACGCGGCGTTCTGCAGCGCCGAGCGGGTGACCTTCGCCGGGTCGATGATGCCGGTGGCCAGCATGTCGACGTACTCGCCCGTGGCCGCGTTCAGGCCGTGGCCGATCGGCAGGTTGCGCACCTTGTCGACCACGACGCCGCCCTCGAGACCGCTGTTGAACGCGATCTGCTTGATCGGCGCCTCGAGCGCGAGCCGGACGATGTTCGCCCCGGTGGCCTCGTCGCCGGTCAGGTCGAGCTTGTCGAACGCGCTGACCGAGGCCTGAAGCAGGGCCACGCCACCGCCGGCGACGATGCCCTCTTCGACGGCCGCCTTCGCGTTGGAGACGGCGTCCTCGATGCGGTGCTTCTTCTCCTTGAGCTCGACCTCGGTCGCCGCGCCCACCTTGACGACGGCGACGCCGCCGGCGAGCTTGGCGAGGCGCTCCTGGAGCTTCTCGCGGTCGTAGTCCGAGTCGGACTTGTCGATCTCGTTGCGGATCTGCGAGACACGGCCGGTGATCTGGTCCGCGTCGCCGGCGCCCTCGACGATCGTCGTCTCGTCCTTGGTGACGACGACCTTGCGAGCCTTGCCCAGCAGGTCGATCGAGGTCGACTCCAGCTTGAGGCCGACGTCCTCGGAGATGACCTGGCCACCGGTCAGGATCGCGATGTCGCCGAGCATGGCCTTGCGACGGTCACCGAAGCCCGGGGCCTTGACGGCGACGGACTTGAAGGTGCCACGGATCTTGTTGACGACCAGGGTGGCGAGGGCCTCGCCCTCGACGTCCTCGGAGATGATGACCAGCGGCTTGCTGGCCTGCATGACCTTCTCCAGCAGCGGGAGCAGGTCCTTGACGGCCGAGATCTTGGAGTTGACGATCAGGATGTACGGGTCGTCGAGGACGGCCTCCTGACGGTCGGCGTCCGTGACGAAGTACGGCGAGATGTAGCCCTTGTCGAAGCGCATGCCCTCGGTGAGCTCAAGCTCCAGGCCGAAGGTGTTGCTCTCCTCGACGGTGACGACGCCTTCCTTGCCGACCTTGTCGAGCGCCTCGGCGATCAGCGCGCCGATGGCCGGGTCGCCCGCGGAGATCGACGCCGTGGAGGCGATCTGCTCCTTGGTCTCGATCTCCTTGGCCTGCTTCGAGAGCTCCTCGGAGACGCTCTCGACCGCGAGCTCGATGCCCTTCTTCAGGCCGAGCGGGTTCGCGCCGGCGGCCACGTTGCGCAGCCCCTCGCGGACCAGCGCCTGGGCCAGGATCGTCGCGGTGGTGGTGCCGTCACCCGCGACGTCGTTGGTCTTCTTGGCGACTTCCTTGACGAGCTCGGCACCGATCTTCTCGTACGGGTCCTCGAGCTCGATCTCCTTGGCGATGGAGACACCGTCGTTGGTGATCGTGGGTACGCCCCACTTCTTCTCCAGAACGACGTTGCGGCCCTTCGGACCAAGCGTGACCTTGACGGCGTCGGCCAGCTGGTTCATGCCGCGCTCCAGGCCGCGCCGCGCCTCCTCATCGAAGGCAATGATCTTCGGCATGGTGTCGGAGTCCTCCCACAGGGATATGGCAGTGTGATGGCCTGGCCACAACGACGCCCGCGACGGACGATCACGCCACGACCCGCGCACGAGCACCCGCGGAAGCGAGCGCACAGACCTCCCAGGCATTCCTGGGGAACTCCCGGCGCTCGTGCAAGCGAGTGCACCGGGCGTTCCAGGGGGTCTCCCCCCTGGGCCAGCATGACGCGGGAACCCTGCGAAGTTGCCCTGGGGCAACGAGCAAGGCGTCCCTGATCGTGACCTCGTCGTTTCAGCCTGCTGGCACTCAGCTTACCTGAGTGCCAGTCCCCTGTTTAGCACTCGACCCCGGTGAGTGCAAGCTCGCTCCCCGTGCAGGCGAGCCCCGAGACCGTCCTACCAGCTGGCGCTGGCGTCGAGGGGCCGTGATCGTGAGTTAGCTCTCTGGTGGTTGTGACCAGGCCGGGGTAATGACCGCTAGAGGGCCAAAACGGCGATCACGTCGACTGGCGTGTTCGCCTGGCCGGTAGTGGATCGCTGCTTCTGCCCTGAGACGTGCGGCGGCCACGAGGCCGCCGGAGCGACGCGCTCACGCCAGCAGGGCAGAAGCGGCGGTGGTGCCTTCAGTCGTCGCCCAGCCCCGCGGCCTCGAAGGCGGACAAGGTCGGGGGGATCGTCGCGGTGGGGCCGGCGATGCCGACCAGGGGGTCGAGGGTCTTCAGGCCGTCGCCGGTGTTGTAGATGACGGTCTCGGCGTCGGGGTCGAGCAGGCCCTCGCGCAGCTGGCGGCGCAGGTTCGCGACGGTCACGCCGCCGGCGGTCTCGCCGAAGATGCCCTCGGTGCGGGCGAGCAGGCGCATGCCCTCGATGATCTCGTCGTCGGTGACGTCGGTGATCGCGCCGCCGGTGCGGCGGGCGACGTCGAGCGCGTAGGGGCCGTCGGCCGGGTTGCCGATCGAGAGCGACTTGGCGATCGTCGACGGGCGGACGGGGGAGACCGTGTCGACGCCGCGCTCGAAGGCCGCCGCGACCGGGTTGCAGCCGGCGGCCTGGGCGCCGAAGACCTTGTACGGCGTCGGCTCGACCAGGCCGAGCTTGCCCAGTTCGCGGAACGCCTTGTCGACCTTGGTCAGCAGCGAGCCGGACGCGATCGGGATGACCACCTGCGCGGGCAGCCGCCAGCCGAGCTGCTCGGCGACCTCGTAGCCGAGCGTCTTCGAGCCCTCGGCGTAGAACGGGCGGACGTTGACGTTGACGAACGCCCACTCGTACTCGTCGGCCAGTTGGCTGCACAGCTTGTTCACGTCGTCGTAGTTGCCCTTGATCGCGACAAGGGTGCCGCCGTAGACGGCGGTCGAGACGGTCTTGCCGTCCTCCAGGTCGTGCGGGACCAGGACGATCGACCGCAGGCCCGTGTGGGCGGCGTGCGCGGCGACCGAATGCGCGAGGTTGCCGGTGGACGCACAGGCGACGGTGGTGAAGCCCAGGTCACGGGCGGCGGACAGCGCGACGGAGACGACCCTGTCCTTGAACGAGTGCGTCGGGTTCGCGCTGTCATCCTTGACCCAGAGGGTCTTCATGCCCAGCTCGGCGGCCAGCCGCGGCGCCGGACGCAGCGGGGTGAAGCCGGCGCCGAGGGATACCCGACGGGCCGGGTCGTGGCCGGCGGGCAGCAGGCCGACGTAGCGCCACAGGTTCTGCGGACCGGCCTCGATGGACGCGCGGGTCACCCGGCGCAGCCGGTCCTCGTCGTAGGCGATCTCCAGCGGCGCGAAACACTCGAAGCAGACGTGTTGCGGGCCGAGCGGGTAGGTCGCGCCACAGTGGCGACAGGAAAGCGAGACCGCGGGGTTCGCGTCATCGGTCGTGGAGCCCGACTGGGCGGCGCGCTCGGGCGCAAGAGTCATCGCTGATCTCCTCATCTTTCCCGGGGCCGGCGGTGGCACCTCGGGTCGGAATTGGCACCTGCCGCGGGGAGCCTGCCGTGGACCACCCCCAACAAGACTGGGCCGCGCCCATCAGGTGATCGGCTGACCGGCTCGGTCAGAACCACCTTGGTCGCGCGAAGCGCGACACCGGCGGTCCGGGGGTCGCCCCCCGGGCAGGCATCGCGGCTGTGGCGAAGCTGATCCCCGAAGGGATCAGCGAGCAGGCTCATCCGCTCGGTTGCCGGGGCTTCACTGGGCCGTTCCCTCTGCCCCTCTGGATGAGCCATGTTCAGTTGTGTGTCCGTACTGTAGACCGCCGCCACCCCCCGCGCATCGTCCTTTTGGGCGCACAGGGTGTGATGCGGCTTGCGTCCCACTGCACGTCCGGGCGGCGGCCGGGGTGGCTCAGGACCCGATGATGGAGTCCCCCGGGACCCGACTTCGGAAAGACTCGGGGTTGCCGGACGTTGCAGGGACCAGGCCGGACACCGCGCGGCGGATGAGCTGATCGCGCGGCAACCGGCTGCCAGGAGGAGCCACGCGCGTGAGCATCCGTGCCGTCTACACCGATCTCGACGGAACCATGGTCGGCCCGAAAGGCTCGTTCTTCGTCGCCGAGGACGGATCCCACACCCTCGAGGCGGCGCAGGCGCTCGTCGACCTGCATGCCGCCGGCCTGACGCTCGTGCTGGTCAGCGGCCGGACCAGACCGCAGCTCGTCGAGGCGGCGGCGATCTTCGGGGCCGACGGCTTCATCGGCGAGCTCGGCGCGATCGTCGGCTGGGACCACGGCCGCAGCAGCGAGATCCTGCGCGGCGCGATGCCGGAGAGCTACACCCAGGTGCCCGAGGAGCTGCTGCACGAGCTGATCGCGGCCAACCCCGGCCGGCTCGAACTGCACACCCCGTGGCACACGGGCCGCGAGCTGGACGTGATGCTGCGTGGCAAGGTCGACGTGGCGACCGCCGACGCCTGGCTGCGCGACGCCGGCTTCGACTGGCTCTCGATGCGTGACAACGGGCTGATCGCTCCGCACCTCATGCCGGGCCTGGGCGTGAACCCGCACGTCTACCACCTGGTGCCCGAAGGGGTGGGCAAGGGCGAGGCCGTCGCCTGGGACCTCAGGCGGCGCGGCATCGACCCGGCGGACGCGATCGCGATCGGCGACTCGGCGAGCGACCTGACGATGGCCCGTTTCGTCGGCCGGATGCACCTGGTCGCCAACGCCCTGCGGCACCCGGACATCCCCACCCTGCTCACCTCCTACGACAACGTCGTGGTCGAGAAGGAGGCGGTCACCCTCGGCTGGGCCAGCGCCATCCGCGCTGCCGTGGCCGGTCGGGCTCCGCTGGCGGCCACGTCCTGACGGGCCGCCGGGGCCGTGGTCTGGATGTTGCCCGCGGCGGTGCACCGGCAACTTTCGGTCGGCGACCGCGGCCGGATTTTTGCGCGGCCGATCGGCGCCGACCTGGTCATGTGACGCGGTCAACAGGTCTACTCTGCCGTGTGTGCCAAACCTGACCCGAGCCGTGCTGGCGGGGCCCGATCCGGCGGCCGCCGGCACCGCACGGGTGCTGGTCGCCTCGAACCGAGGCCCGGTCGCGTTCTCCCTTTCCGATTCCGGCGCGCTGCTGGCCCGGCGGGGCAGCGGCGGCCTGGTGAGCGGGATGCAGGAGGTGATCCGGGACGCGGCGGCGGCCGCGGCCGGGCAGGGCGACGCCGCCGAGGGCGGTGAGACCGACCCCGAAGATCCGCCGTCCGGCATCGTCTGGGTGTGCGCGGCGCTGTCGGACGCGGACCGGCGGGCGGTGCGGGTGGCACCGGACGGCCGGCTCGATCGGGCCGGTTTCGACACCGGCGGCGCCGCGATCCGGATGCTCGACGTGGACCGGGTCGTCTTCGACCGGGCCTACAACGGGGTCGCCAACCGCACGCTGTGGTTCGTGCTGCACCTGCTGTTCGCCCCGGCCAGCGAGCCGAGCTTCGGGGCCGCGTTCTGGCGCGACTGGGAGGCCTACGAGGCCTACAACGCGATGTTCGCCGACGCGCTGGCCCTCGACGCGGCCCACGGCGCGGCCGTCCTGATCCAGGACTATCACCTGACGCTGGTCCCGGGCCTGCTGCGCAAGCTGCGCCCCGACCTGCGGATCTCGCACTTCACCCACACCCCGTGGGCGCCGCCGGACTACTTCCGGATCCTGCCGGACCGGGTGTCCCGGGCCGTGATCGGCGGCATGCTCGGGGCCGACCGGCTCGGCTTCCTCACCGCCCGCTGGGCGACCGCGTTCCGGGACTGCGCCCGCGTCCTGCTCGGCGACGAGGTCGAGATCGACGGTGTCGAGACCTGCGTGCTGGACGGCGGTCTCGATCTCGCGCCCGCCCCGGGGCCGATGGCCCCGCCGGCAGCGCTGATCGGCGGGCCGGCGCTCGGCCAGGTCTTTGACGAGCGGCCTCCGCCCGTTGTCGACCCGGGCCAGCCCGGTCACCGGGTCCGGATCGGCGTCCACCCGCTCGGGGTCGACGCCCCGGCGCTGCGGGCGCGGGCCGCGGCGAAGGACGTGGCGGCGCGCGCCGCCGAGCTGCGCGAGGAGGTCGGCGACCGGCGTCTGATCGTCCGCGTCGACCGCACCGAGCTGTCGAAGAACATCGTTCGTGGCCTGGACGCCTACCGGGAGCTGTTGCGCAACCATCCGGACTGGTGCGGCCGGGTCATGCACCTGGTCTGCGCCTACCCGTCCCGGCACGACCTGCCCGAGTACCGGGAGTACACCGCCGCGGTGCAGCGGATCGCCACCGAGATCGAGGACGAGTTCGCCACCGACGGCTGGCTGCCGCTGCGCCTGGAGGTCACGGACGACTACCCGCGCTCGCTGGCCGCGCTGACGCTGGCCGACGTGCTGGTGGTCAACCCGATCCGCGACGGGATGAACCTGATCGCCAAGGAGGGCCCGACGGTCTCCGACCGGGACGTGGCCCTGATCCTGTCCCGGGAGGCCGGGGCCTACGCCGAGCTGGGCGCGGACGCGCTGGTCGTCAACCCGTACGACGTCACGGAGACCGCCGAGGCGATGGACGCGGCCCTGCGGATGCCGCCAGCCGAGCGCCGCCGGCGCGCCGACCGGATCGCCGCGCTGGCCGCCCGGCTGCCACCCGGCGACTGGTTTCGCGAGCAGCTCGCCGCGCTGCCCGCCCCTCCGGCCGAGGTCGTGCTGCGCGGCTGACGATCCCGCCCGGCGGGCGACCGGTCCGTCCTTGGTCGCCCGCCGGGGGATGCCCGTCGGAGGCTGGCCCCGTAGCTGTCGGCCCGGTCAGCCGATGCGGGCGGCGAGAACCTGGAGCAGGGCGACGATGCCGGCCGGGCCGTCGACGACCAGGTCCGCGCGCTCCCGTAGGGCCGTGGGAACCTCGGGGCCGTCGCTGCAGACCGTGAGGCCGGCGATGCCGGTGGACCGCAGGGCCTCGACGGCGTCGAAGGCGGGCAGGTCGCCGAGGTCGTCGCCGGCCATCAGCACCGACCGGGCGGAGCGCTCGTCGACCAGCTCGCGCAGGGCCCGGCCCTTGTCGTGGTCCGGCGGGCGCAGCTCCAGGACCTTCTTGCCGGGCGCCGCCTCCAGGCCGTGCTCCTCGGCGAGGCGGCGCAGCGCGGGAGCCAGCGCGCCGAGCGCCGCGTCGGGGTCGGCGGCGCGCCGGACGTGGATCACCAGGGCCTGGCCCTTGTCCTCGACCGTGACGCCGGGCGGGGCGTCGCGCAGCACCTCGGGCAGCCGGGCCCGCACCGCGGCGACACCGGGCAGCGGCTCCGGGCTGACCGTGTCGCCGGTCGCGCCCTCCCAGCGTTGCAGCCCGTACTGGCCGAGGATGGTCAGGTTCGCCAACCCGTCCTCGCCCGCGCCGGCGGTCGGGAGACCGGTCAGCTCCAGCAGCGCGTCCACCGGCCGGCCGGTGATGATCGCGAGTGTCCCGACCCGGCTGGCGAGCGCGCGCAGCGCGTCGACCGCGCCCGGAGCGGGCGCGGCGTCCATCGGCCTGGGCATGATCGGCGCGAGCGTCCCGTCGTAGTCCAACGCGACGAGGGCGTGCCCGGGCGCCGTGATCAGCGCCGCGAGGGCGGCGCCGCCCGGCAGGCCGAACCCCGGCGTGGGGGCTGAATCGGGCGGTTCGGTGGGCGCGCCGACGGTCGGCGCGGAGGCGGGTGGGATTCGCGGGGCGGGGGCAGGGCTGGTCGTCACGACGCGGCCTCGGCGGCCAACAGGCAGGCGTCCATAGGTCCAGTGTGCCGGTGGCTCCGGATCCGACGCCCACCGGACCGCGCCGCGACGCCCTCCGCTGACGGTGCGTCGCGGCCGACCCACACCCCACCCCGAGCGGGCGCATCCCGGGCCCCGCGCCGAGCCACCTGGCGAGGCCCGCGTCGAGTCATGCGCCGCGATTATCCGCGTCGCGCGATCCTGATCGCCGCTCTGGCCGGGAGGCGGTCGTGATCAGGGCATTCTC is a genomic window of Pseudofrankia inefficax containing:
- the otsB gene encoding trehalose-phosphatase, with the protein product MTTSPAPAPRIPPASAPTVGAPTEPPDSAPTPGFGLPGGAALAALITAPGHALVALDYDGTLAPIMPRPMDAAPAPGAVDALRALASRVGTLAIITGRPVDALLELTGLPTAGAGEDGLANLTILGQYGLQRWEGATGDTVSPEPLPGVAAVRARLPEVLRDAPPGVTVEDKGQALVIHVRRAADPDAALGALAPALRRLAEEHGLEAAPGKKVLELRPPDHDKGRALRELVDERSARSVLMAGDDLGDLPAFDAVEALRSTGIAGLTVCSDGPEVPTALRERADLVVDGPAGIVALLQVLAARIG